A single window of Zea mays cultivar B73 chromosome 10, Zm-B73-REFERENCE-NAM-5.0, whole genome shotgun sequence DNA harbors:
- the LOC103641246 gene encoding rho GTPase-activating protein 1 — protein MTEVALLRGPTNLASTVSRASVSSPSSTLCYLANADSDVLLRSGSPERTAGSARSRRLLEQRGQEAVEEEDERWSFLALLFELLQKSLLGCRTVGGDGEGEHGGGGMEIGLPTDVQHVAHVTFDRFHGFLGLPVEFKPEVPLRAPSVRIFEPVQDGAQVGSCQVPITSVLNSKCW, from the exons ATGACGGAGGTGGCGCTCCTCCGGGGCCCGACCAACCTCGCTTCCACCGTAAGCCGCGCCTCCGTCTCCTCCCCCTCCTCAACGCTGTGCTATTTAGCCAATGCCGACAGCGACGTGCTCCTAAGAAGCGGTAGCCCCGAGCGCACTGCGGGATCTGCTAGGAGTCGGCGACTCCTTGAACAGCGCGGGCAAGAGGCCGTGGAGGAGGAAGACGAGCGGTGGTCGTTCTTGGCGCTGCTCTTCGAGCTGTTGCAGAAGTCGCTGCTCGGGTGCAGGACGGTGGGCGGCGACGGTGAAGGCGAACACGGCGGCGGCGGGATGGAGATCGGGCTGCCCACGGACGTGCAACATGTCGCGCACGTCACGTTCGATAGGTTCCATGGATTCCTGGGGCTGCCCGTTGAATTCAAGCCCGAAGTGCCCCTCCGTGCTCCCAGCGTGAG GATTTTCGAACCAGTGCAGGATGGGGCACAGGTTGGCTCCTGTCAAGTGCCAATAACTTCCGTACTAAATTCTAAATGCTGGTGA